A stretch of DNA from uncultured Pseudodesulfovibrio sp.:
GCGCGAAGGAGGACATGTCGGAGTTGTAACCGATGGCGTAGGCACCGGCTTCCTGGGCGGCTTCCTGAGCGGCCGGGGAATCCTGATGCTGGGTGATGACGTCGCAACCGGCGTCCAGCAGGGACTTGGCGGCGTCCTTCTCGAGCGCGGGGTCATACCAGGTCTTGGTCCAAACCACGTGGACCTTGACGTCCGGGTTCACTTCGCGGGCGCCGAGGGTGAAGGCGTTGATGCCGCGAATGACTTCGGGAATCGGGAAGGCGGCCACGTAACCGAGCTTGTTGCTCTTGGTCATGGAGCCGGCGATCAGGCCGGTCAGGTAACGGGCCTGATAGATGCGGCCGAAATAATTGCTGACGTTGGGGCCCTTCTTGAAGCCGGAGCAGTGCATGAACTTGGTGTCAGGGAATTCCTTGGCGACTTTCATGACCGGGTCCATGTAGCCGAAGCTGGTGGCGAAAATAATGTCCATTCCCTCGCGGGCCATGTTCCGCAGCACGCGTTCGGAGTCAGCGCCTTCAGGGACCGACTCGGCATATTTGGTAGAAGCCCAGGGCAGCGCGTCCACAGCCTGACGGCCGAGATCGTGAGCGTAGGAATAACCGGCGTCACCCACCGGGGAGACGTAAATGAACCCGGCCTTGATGACCTTGGCCTCTTCCGCCGGAGCGGGGGCCTGAGCCTCTTCGGTCTTGGCCGGTTCTTCGGCTTTTTTCTCCTCCTGCGGGGCTTCACCGCAGGCGAAAAGGGACAGCGCCAGCAGCAGTGCCGCAGGCAGACCAATCAATTTCAGCAGTTTCTTCATCAGGACCTCTCCGTTAGCGGTTAAATATCAAAAACGCATATCTCAGCTACCGGAATCGGGCAAGACCCAATTTCGCTGAGACGGCGCTAGTAAGCTGCAATCTAACGATATCTATTTTGGATAAAAACCTATTCAGAGACCTGGATGATCGGTTCCACGAACTGGGAACCTGCGTCCCAGGGAAACAGTATCCAGGTATCCTGGCTGACCTCGGTGATGAAAG
This window harbors:
- a CDS encoding BMP family ABC transporter substrate-binding protein — translated: MKKLLKLIGLPAALLLALSLFACGEAPQEEKKAEEPAKTEEAQAPAPAEEAKVIKAGFIYVSPVGDAGYSYAHDLGRQAVDALPWASTKYAESVPEGADSERVLRNMAREGMDIIFATSFGYMDPVMKVAKEFPDTKFMHCSGFKKGPNVSNYFGRIYQARYLTGLIAGSMTKSNKLGYVAAFPIPEVIRGINAFTLGAREVNPDVKVHVVWTKTWYDPALEKDAAKSLLDAGCDVITQHQDSPAAQEAAQEAGAYAIGYNSDMSSFAPKANLTSAIWNWGPMYVKTLEEVRNGTWKGDQAMWWSMQDGVVDIAPMGSMVPDDVKSMVNAKRAELMSGKDTVFAGPIKNQAGEVAIAEGSTPDDGALLGMDWFVEGVVGTTN